The proteins below come from a single Rhodococcus sp. WMMA185 genomic window:
- a CDS encoding APC family permease gives MADPVSSVAYAIEAALRELGGDLGLLMATMTLVVAIICLIIVNYQRLVARYPMGGDAAAAAGDAFGEGWAFLPIGALIVDFVLTIAISVSAGTSAIIDYVPELSGWRIPLAVGLILLVACVTWFGNLGRAVFAVLTVVFIVFAVLVIVGAFTTPTNAADTVAQAPHTPALSVALAFPVAMALATGVEAPSSAISQLGQLDDDGRRRFGQITLWLTLAIVGGITIGLTAATVHLGRHIPDTGSTLIADVAKASVPTPVYGLFQGATALLLLSAASSSFQAGPGLLKALARRTDDSGRELGILPRPLGRTNRHYTPYFGVVVFAILSLAITIAGGAQDQRLVLYYAVAVFISFLMGLIAMARFSHREGETGWLLVNLFGAAVVAFTLIVNLARGRPMVSLAASLLLAAAMYILWVRQGRPRGIAHATADAHGVKAEPHQGLEQVQPGRASVAEDPSGDA, from the coding sequence ATGGCTGACCCGGTGTCGTCGGTGGCATACGCGATCGAAGCGGCCTTGCGAGAGCTCGGCGGCGACCTCGGACTGCTCATGGCCACGATGACGCTGGTAGTCGCGATCATCTGCCTCATCATCGTCAACTATCAAAGATTGGTCGCGCGATACCCGATGGGGGGAGACGCGGCCGCGGCAGCGGGTGATGCATTCGGCGAAGGATGGGCGTTCTTACCCATCGGGGCGCTGATCGTCGATTTCGTTCTGACGATCGCCATCAGTGTCTCTGCCGGAACATCGGCGATCATCGACTATGTGCCGGAATTGTCCGGGTGGCGAATTCCACTCGCGGTGGGACTGATTCTGCTCGTAGCGTGTGTCACCTGGTTCGGAAATCTGGGCCGAGCAGTCTTCGCTGTATTGACGGTTGTATTCATCGTGTTCGCCGTGCTGGTGATCGTCGGCGCATTCACCACGCCGACGAACGCTGCCGACACTGTCGCCCAGGCACCGCACACGCCCGCCCTGTCGGTTGCTCTGGCGTTCCCAGTCGCGATGGCCTTGGCGACCGGTGTGGAAGCCCCGTCTTCAGCCATCTCCCAACTGGGCCAGCTCGACGACGACGGACGCCGCCGATTCGGCCAGATCACGTTGTGGCTCACTCTCGCAATCGTCGGCGGAATCACCATCGGCTTGACCGCAGCAACCGTTCATCTCGGTAGACATATCCCGGACACCGGCTCCACACTCATCGCCGACGTCGCGAAAGCCTCCGTACCCACACCCGTCTACGGTCTGTTCCAGGGTGCAACAGCCCTACTCCTACTCTCCGCGGCCTCGTCGTCCTTTCAGGCCGGACCCGGACTGTTGAAGGCACTCGCTCGCCGCACCGACGATTCCGGCCGCGAGCTCGGGATTCTTCCGCGCCCGCTCGGTCGTACGAACCGCCACTACACCCCGTACTTCGGAGTGGTCGTATTCGCGATCCTGTCCCTCGCGATCACCATCGCCGGCGGGGCGCAGGATCAACGATTGGTGCTTTACTACGCCGTGGCCGTATTCATCAGCTTCCTGATGGGACTGATCGCAATGGCGCGCTTCTCCCACCGAGAAGGCGAAACAGGCTGGTTGCTTGTCAACCTGTTCGGCGCCGCAGTCGTTGCGTTCACGCTGATCGTCAATCTGGCACGCGGACGACCGATGGTGTCTTTGGCAGCCTCGCTGCTGTTGGCCGCGGCAATGTACATCCTGTGGGTACGACAGGGGCGACCACGAGGAATCGCTCACGCTACGGCCGATGCTCATGGGGTTAAGGCCGAGCCACACCAGGGCCTCGAGCAGGTGCAGCCGGGCCGCGCGAGCGTCGCCGAAGATCCCTCCGGCGACGCTTGA
- the gcvT gene encoding glycine cleavage system aminomethyltransferase GcvT, giving the protein MTLTETPETPLLVEHRTLGAHFTDFAGWQMPLKYSSELAEHHAVRTKAGLFDLSHMGEIAVTGTESGALLDYALAGELSKIGVGRAKYSLLCNADGGVIDDLVVYRLANEQFLVVANAANASTVYRELAARAENFSATVENQSGETALIAVQGPAAQEIVQSLVSDEQAEAVAELKYYAVTRAAVAGIDVLLARTGYTGEDGFELYVPNAQSVQLWRALLAATTERGGVPAGLACRDTLRLEAGMALYGHELNLDTNPYEAGLGRVVRLNKDFVGRDALAQLSEQDPKRVLVGLQGGGRRAARAGYTVHDADGGEVGTITSGALSPTLGHPIALAFVDVAHREPGTALAVDIRGRKEPFVVASPQFYRRS; this is encoded by the coding sequence ATGACTCTTACCGAGACCCCCGAGACCCCGCTTCTCGTCGAGCACCGCACGCTCGGCGCCCACTTCACCGACTTCGCCGGTTGGCAGATGCCGTTGAAGTACTCGAGCGAGCTGGCCGAACATCACGCCGTCCGCACCAAGGCCGGCCTGTTCGACCTCTCACACATGGGGGAGATCGCCGTCACCGGAACGGAATCCGGCGCCCTTCTTGATTACGCACTCGCCGGTGAACTTTCAAAGATCGGGGTCGGTCGAGCCAAGTACTCCCTTCTCTGCAATGCGGACGGGGGCGTGATCGACGATCTCGTCGTCTACCGACTCGCCAACGAGCAATTCCTGGTGGTAGCCAACGCGGCCAACGCGTCGACGGTGTACCGCGAGCTGGCCGCCCGTGCCGAAAACTTCTCGGCGACAGTCGAGAACCAATCCGGCGAGACCGCGCTGATCGCCGTCCAGGGACCGGCCGCCCAGGAGATCGTGCAGTCTCTCGTTTCCGACGAGCAGGCGGAGGCGGTGGCAGAGCTCAAGTACTACGCGGTCACTCGCGCAGCCGTCGCCGGCATCGACGTCCTGCTCGCCCGCACCGGATACACCGGCGAAGACGGATTCGAGCTCTACGTACCGAACGCACAGTCTGTGCAGTTGTGGCGCGCACTCCTCGCCGCTACAACCGAACGTGGTGGTGTTCCCGCAGGTCTCGCCTGCCGGGACACCCTTCGACTCGAGGCCGGAATGGCGCTGTACGGCCACGAGCTGAACCTGGATACGAATCCGTACGAGGCGGGGCTCGGCAGGGTGGTCCGATTGAACAAGGACTTCGTCGGACGCGACGCGTTGGCGCAACTGTCGGAGCAGGACCCGAAGCGAGTACTGGTCGGACTCCAAGGCGGCGGTCGCCGGGCCGCCCGTGCCGGCTACACCGTCCACGACGCCGACGGCGGGGAGGTCGGCACAATCACCTCCGGGGCGCTGTCACCGACCCTCGGACATCCGATCGCGCTCGCATTCGTGGACGTCGCTCACCGCGAACCCGGCACCGCGCTCGCCGTCGATATTCGTGGCAGGAAGGAGCCGTTCGTGGTTGCCTCGCCACAGTTCTATCGTCGCTCCTAA
- a CDS encoding MMPL family transporter has protein sequence MNRWASMIVARPWTVLLSTIAVVLIAGAWGSSVMNNLSTGGYSDPASESVRVEQLVEQQFGRQSPDVVAVYTVPDGRAIGDLGDEVHRSIEGIDPTLLDRPVVTYWNTPGGAAFLRSEDGTKAVALVFAAGDENERLAAFEGIAPHLTVPGIDTEITGFSALAMEINEQSEHDLIVAEMLSLPVTLAVLVVVFGGLVAASLPVAVGFLSILGALASLRLISEFVEVNIFAVNVASLLGLGLAIDYGLFIVSRFREELAREGVDVGSALNRTLSTAGRTIGFSALLLMCAFAGTLVFPQAALKSLGFGAMSAVAVAAIASLTVLPAALALLGHRIGKWSWRRDAFERGEARAGRFWGRVTTAVLRRPGAVAFGIVAIFLVVASPTLGIKLGDVDHTALPSDSSARLGAESIAAELPAANGGVLIHTRSTDGGPPSPAALGELSRAVADVDGVTGVVVVGSKDDVTVMQARLSVPDRSQTAIKAVEQIRGLDAPEGISVSIGGPTAITVDGVDAIIAWLPVMLAIMAAATLILMLLAFGSIVLPIKAVAVAFVSLAATFGILTLIFYDGYLAGVLQVSQGPLPAGMVVLVIAVVFGLSTDYEVFLISRMVEARAAGATTEEAILVGATRTGRVVTAAATLLILVTGAFTLSELTPMRFIGLGMIIALALDATLVRMLLVPALVKLMGEANWWGPAFLRRQPAANQTPAASSEPPSADDDLSVLEVKH, from the coding sequence GTGAACCGTTGGGCTTCGATGATCGTGGCGCGCCCGTGGACGGTGCTGCTGAGCACTATCGCGGTAGTGCTGATCGCAGGCGCATGGGGATCGTCGGTGATGAACAATCTGAGTACGGGCGGCTACTCCGACCCCGCCAGTGAGTCCGTTCGCGTCGAGCAACTCGTGGAGCAGCAGTTCGGTCGGCAGAGCCCGGATGTAGTTGCCGTATATACAGTTCCGGACGGTCGCGCGATCGGCGACCTCGGCGACGAGGTCCACCGCAGCATCGAGGGAATCGATCCCACCCTGTTGGATCGCCCCGTCGTCACCTATTGGAACACCCCGGGCGGCGCAGCGTTTCTACGCTCTGAGGACGGCACCAAGGCCGTGGCACTGGTATTCGCTGCCGGCGACGAGAACGAACGCCTCGCCGCGTTCGAGGGCATCGCCCCGCACCTCACCGTGCCTGGAATCGACACCGAGATCACGGGCTTCTCTGCTCTCGCTATGGAAATCAATGAGCAGTCCGAACATGATCTGATAGTCGCGGAGATGTTGTCACTGCCGGTCACCTTGGCGGTCCTGGTCGTGGTCTTCGGCGGGCTCGTGGCTGCTTCCCTGCCAGTGGCGGTCGGATTTCTGTCCATTCTCGGCGCCCTGGCTTCGTTGCGGCTGATCTCCGAGTTCGTCGAGGTCAATATCTTCGCGGTCAACGTCGCATCCCTGCTCGGTCTCGGGCTGGCGATCGACTACGGGCTGTTCATCGTCAGCCGTTTCCGCGAGGAACTGGCGCGCGAGGGCGTCGATGTCGGGTCTGCACTGAACCGCACGTTGTCCACGGCCGGGCGCACGATTGGTTTCTCCGCGCTGCTGCTGATGTGTGCGTTCGCCGGAACTCTGGTGTTTCCACAGGCTGCACTGAAATCTCTGGGCTTCGGAGCAATGTCGGCGGTCGCCGTCGCGGCGATCGCATCGCTGACGGTGCTGCCTGCCGCACTCGCCCTGCTCGGCCACCGTATCGGCAAATGGAGTTGGCGAAGAGACGCATTCGAGCGGGGTGAGGCCAGGGCAGGACGGTTCTGGGGACGGGTCACCACCGCAGTGCTCCGGCGCCCGGGAGCTGTCGCGTTCGGGATCGTCGCAATATTCCTGGTGGTTGCGTCGCCGACCCTCGGTATCAAGCTCGGCGACGTCGATCACACCGCGCTTCCCTCGGACAGCTCCGCTCGACTCGGCGCGGAAAGCATCGCCGCGGAACTACCTGCCGCCAATGGCGGTGTCCTCATCCACACTCGCAGCACCGACGGCGGTCCCCCCTCGCCGGCCGCACTGGGCGAGCTGAGTCGCGCTGTGGCGGATGTCGACGGCGTCACAGGTGTCGTCGTCGTGGGCAGCAAGGACGACGTGACGGTCATGCAGGCACGCCTCTCGGTCCCCGACCGCTCACAAACCGCGATCAAGGCTGTCGAGCAGATCCGCGGCCTCGACGCCCCCGAGGGGATCAGCGTGTCGATCGGTGGACCGACAGCGATCACCGTGGATGGCGTCGATGCCATCATTGCCTGGCTACCTGTGATGCTCGCGATCATGGCGGCCGCCACTTTGATCCTCATGCTTTTGGCGTTCGGCTCGATCGTTCTGCCGATCAAGGCGGTCGCGGTGGCGTTCGTGAGCCTGGCCGCGACCTTCGGGATTCTCACGCTCATCTTCTACGACGGCTATCTCGCCGGTGTCCTTCAGGTCAGCCAGGGGCCACTGCCTGCCGGGATGGTGGTCTTGGTGATCGCCGTGGTGTTCGGGCTGTCCACCGACTACGAGGTATTCCTCATCTCGCGAATGGTCGAGGCCAGAGCGGCCGGAGCGACAACCGAAGAAGCCATCCTGGTCGGGGCCACTCGAACCGGCCGCGTTGTCACCGCCGCAGCAACACTGCTGATCCTCGTAACCGGTGCCTTCACGCTCTCGGAACTGACGCCCATGCGGTTCATCGGATTAGGAATGATCATCGCGCTCGCGCTCGACGCCACCCTGGTCCGAATGCTGCTCGTGCCGGCCCTGGTCAAGCTCATGGGCGAGGCCAACTGGTGGGGCCCCGCGTTCCTTCGGAGGCAGCCTGCAGCCAACCAGACACCGGCAGCGAGCAGCGAGCCGCCATCAGCGGATGATGACCTCTCCGTGCTCGAGGTCAAGCACTGA
- a CDS encoding formyltransferase family protein yields the protein MIFIGGGSLLWRAVRSAANSGHCVDLVCVRPEETCPDGFPIVEVDDVNSVAAMIEATCTDGVVWSINNPTILRAPLLDLGLRIYNIHNGPLPAYRGLPEIAITFAILNGETHYAATLHKVDHGIDTGAVLDIEEFPIAPQDRFQEVMLTGLRACHTLFERNLDRAVSAAFTPVDSPSSDGAYYGRARLRELCDRRGDPDFARAGGLGVFTPLYPELAAALEQPAMTESVHS from the coding sequence ATGATCTTCATCGGCGGAGGTTCTCTGCTCTGGCGCGCCGTCCGCTCCGCCGCGAACTCGGGCCACTGTGTCGATCTCGTCTGCGTCCGTCCGGAAGAAACATGTCCGGACGGGTTTCCCATCGTCGAAGTCGACGATGTCAACTCTGTGGCTGCGATGATCGAGGCAACGTGCACCGACGGCGTGGTGTGGTCGATCAACAACCCGACGATCCTGCGTGCCCCACTTCTCGACCTCGGCCTGCGGATCTACAACATTCACAACGGGCCGCTGCCCGCATACCGGGGCCTACCGGAAATCGCGATCACGTTTGCGATCCTCAATGGTGAAACCCACTACGCGGCAACCCTCCACAAGGTCGACCACGGTATCGACACCGGTGCTGTCCTCGACATCGAAGAGTTCCCGATCGCGCCGCAGGACCGGTTTCAAGAGGTGATGCTCACCGGACTGCGCGCCTGCCACACCCTGTTCGAGCGCAATCTCGATCGCGCGGTGTCGGCAGCGTTCACTCCTGTCGATTCGCCCTCCTCGGACGGCGCCTACTACGGACGCGCACGCCTTCGAGAACTGTGCGATCGCCGCGGTGATCCAGACTTTGCCCGCGCCGGCGGTCTGGGCGTGTTCACACCCCTGTACCCCGAGTTGGCCGCCGCGCTCGAGCAACCGGCCATGACCGAAAGCGTGCATTCGTGA
- a CDS encoding non-ribosomal peptide synthetase: MPASVPFQRPISATEHLYIATQPLAAPFAIQLVVTGTGEIDAAALETAVGHASAACPGARLVREGRNWVDSGRTPQVRVIDHAIDFDALDGDAILESSLGADSGATTEIVLARAASQTSVIVRAFHGVMDAKGLGLWVGDIFRSLRGDELVGAADPTADHDLVSRIGANSSPTKLLPTHRAPLGSTGPVPRDKPFLWRHRSIPTTTPAAVARICAHLTEELESPARFMVPVDLRRHDPAIRSTANLALPLFVDVKPGVTWQQVHAQILTRLGDRRELAEMDNGGLARLPAPVTRAIVSTAHRFGARTNRNLVSAIVSHAGKIDLDELSAPGFTPTSARSLPVHTGLVPMSFVVTETGGITEISVSCRAGDGVSERLDALLDRLSEALSTPETESAAPVTVVEPALPTVVTAPTPDTADSRFRSHVSAAPTAVAVSGPAGEYTYRQLDDWADAIAAVLADRGVGTGGVVAILSGRTPAAVAGQLGIMRAGAAFLALDPKHPSDRLAAILADSGAEILLAGREHQHLIDTEIPVLDLDDLPTHTEAPITATINPDDIAYLTYTSGSTGRPKGVLIPHRGLVNFVDTAVECWHLGPETRYAHHHTPAADLACCAFFSSLLTGGSLTLVPQDISHLSLEEMLCESGANTFLFTPSLLETILRLGISPPSPRTVIIGGERLLPGLAARARKFFGPDTHLVNSYGPAEMSIACTTHVLGSDPDPDAPSVPIGPPFANTPVFVLDEHRQPVAPGEIGELYFGGPQVGREYLGRPDLTAERFITLPGGERVYRTGDLGRVLPGETLDFVGRIDNQVKIRGNRVEPGEVQAALERVPGIDRAAVLGRRTEAGGNALVAYVVAHTDADIDTVAVREQLAKQLPPYMIPATIQAVDALPLNANGKLDLARLSSIPNAGQGESSEPPSAQPTGGEGDELAQIAAIWAAILETTPDELTPESDFFVLGGDSLASLEMLSRISSTIVGPAGEALFVKQLEGLVTNMTLIEVHAAAMSARENGVRA; the protein is encoded by the coding sequence GTGCCCGCGTCCGTCCCGTTTCAGCGCCCCATCTCAGCGACCGAGCATCTCTACATCGCAACGCAGCCCCTCGCCGCCCCATTCGCGATCCAGCTCGTCGTCACCGGTACCGGTGAGATCGACGCGGCAGCGCTCGAGACCGCCGTCGGTCATGCCTCCGCAGCGTGTCCGGGCGCGCGGCTGGTCCGCGAGGGTCGGAACTGGGTCGACTCCGGCCGTACCCCGCAGGTGAGGGTCATCGATCACGCCATCGACTTCGACGCCCTCGACGGTGATGCGATCCTCGAGAGCAGCCTGGGCGCCGACTCCGGCGCCACCACCGAGATCGTCCTCGCCCGCGCTGCTTCGCAGACCAGCGTCATCGTCCGAGCGTTCCACGGCGTGATGGACGCCAAAGGCCTTGGTTTGTGGGTGGGAGATATCTTCCGGTCCCTACGCGGCGATGAGTTGGTCGGGGCGGCGGACCCTACAGCGGATCATGACCTCGTGTCACGTATCGGCGCCAACAGCTCACCCACCAAGCTGTTGCCGACCCACAGGGCACCGCTCGGGTCCACCGGTCCCGTTCCCCGCGATAAGCCGTTCTTGTGGCGCCATCGCAGCATTCCGACCACGACGCCTGCTGCAGTCGCCCGGATCTGTGCGCACCTCACCGAGGAGCTCGAGTCCCCGGCACGATTCATGGTGCCGGTCGACCTCCGCCGTCACGATCCGGCGATCCGATCGACCGCGAACCTCGCTCTGCCCCTGTTCGTCGACGTCAAACCAGGGGTCACGTGGCAACAAGTCCACGCTCAGATCCTCACGCGCCTCGGAGACCGGCGCGAACTCGCCGAGATGGACAACGGCGGCCTCGCACGACTTCCCGCACCGGTCACTCGCGCCATTGTCAGCACCGCCCATCGCTTCGGTGCCCGCACGAACCGAAACCTGGTCTCGGCGATCGTCTCCCACGCCGGGAAGATCGACTTGGACGAACTGTCTGCGCCTGGCTTCACCCCCACAAGTGCGCGTTCTCTACCGGTACACACCGGGCTCGTCCCGATGTCGTTCGTTGTCACCGAAACCGGCGGCATCACCGAGATCAGCGTCTCCTGCCGCGCAGGCGACGGCGTCAGTGAGCGCCTCGACGCGCTCCTCGACCGCCTCTCCGAAGCACTCTCCACACCGGAGACAGAGTCCGCCGCACCGGTCACCGTAGTCGAACCGGCGCTGCCGACAGTCGTCACCGCGCCGACGCCGGATACCGCAGACAGCCGGTTCCGCAGCCATGTTTCTGCCGCACCGACTGCGGTGGCGGTCAGCGGGCCCGCCGGCGAATACACCTACCGCCAGCTCGACGACTGGGCCGACGCGATCGCGGCCGTCCTCGCTGATCGCGGTGTCGGCACCGGTGGGGTCGTCGCTATCCTTTCCGGACGCACCCCGGCGGCGGTGGCCGGACAGCTCGGCATCATGCGCGCCGGTGCGGCGTTTCTGGCACTGGACCCGAAGCACCCCAGCGACCGTCTCGCCGCGATCCTGGCCGACTCCGGTGCCGAGATTCTGCTGGCCGGGCGTGAACACCAGCATCTGATCGACACCGAGATCCCCGTTCTGGACCTCGACGACCTCCCGACCCACACAGAAGCACCGATCACGGCGACCATCAATCCCGACGATATCGCCTATCTCACCTACACCTCCGGGTCGACCGGCCGCCCCAAGGGCGTCCTCATTCCGCACCGCGGCCTGGTCAACTTCGTCGATACCGCCGTCGAGTGCTGGCACCTCGGCCCGGAGACCCGGTATGCCCACCACCACACCCCTGCGGCGGACCTGGCCTGTTGCGCGTTCTTCAGTTCCTTGCTGACTGGAGGATCGCTCACCCTTGTTCCCCAGGATATTTCGCATCTGTCGCTCGAGGAGATGCTTTGCGAGTCGGGTGCCAACACCTTCCTGTTCACCCCGAGCCTGCTCGAGACCATCCTCCGGCTGGGCATCTCCCCGCCCAGCCCACGCACGGTGATCATCGGAGGTGAACGCCTCCTGCCCGGACTCGCCGCGCGAGCACGCAAATTCTTCGGCCCCGACACCCACCTGGTCAACAGCTACGGACCGGCCGAGATGTCCATCGCCTGCACCACCCACGTGCTAGGCAGCGACCCGGATCCGGACGCACCGTCGGTTCCCATCGGCCCGCCCTTTGCCAACACCCCTGTCTTCGTGCTCGATGAGCACCGGCAACCCGTCGCTCCCGGGGAGATCGGCGAACTGTACTTCGGCGGCCCGCAGGTGGGGCGCGAGTACCTCGGTCGCCCCGACCTGACCGCCGAGCGGTTCATCACCTTGCCCGGTGGAGAACGGGTCTACCGCACCGGCGACCTCGGACGGGTACTGCCCGGCGAAACTCTCGATTTCGTCGGTCGTATCGACAACCAGGTCAAGATCCGCGGCAACAGAGTCGAACCCGGAGAAGTGCAGGCCGCCCTCGAACGGGTGCCCGGAATAGACCGGGCCGCAGTCCTCGGCCGCCGGACCGAGGCCGGCGGCAACGCGCTCGTCGCCTACGTCGTCGCACATACAGACGCCGACATCGACACAGTCGCCGTGCGCGAGCAGCTGGCAAAGCAGCTGCCTCCCTACATGATCCCGGCCACGATCCAGGCCGTGGACGCTCTTCCCCTCAACGCCAACGGCAAACTGGACCTGGCACGTCTGTCGAGCATCCCGAACGCAGGCCAAGGGGAGTCCAGCGAACCACCGTCGGCACAGCCGACCGGCGGCGAGGGAGACGAACTCGCCCAGATCGCCGCAATCTGGGCGGCGATCCTCGAGACCACCCCCGACGAGCTGACGCCGGAATCGGACTTTTTCGTACTCGGCGGCGACTCGCTCGCATCTCTCGAAATGCTCTCCCGGATCTCGTCCACCATCGTCGGTCCCGCCGGCGAGGCACTGTTCGTCAAGCAACTCGAGGGTCTTGTCACCAACATGACTCTGATCGAGGTGCATGCCGCCGCGATGTCCGCGCGCGAGAATGGGGTCCGGGCATGA
- a CDS encoding NAD-dependent epimerase/dehydratase family protein has protein sequence MKFLVTGASGFLGGNIARRLVDDGEHDVSILVRPTSRLTDLGDTSAMRIQYGDLTDPASLEAATRGIDVVVHSAARVDERGTRAQFEQENITATQVLLAAAKANGVKRFVFISSPSALMSYDGGDQINLDETAPYPTRFLNLYSATKAAAEQAVLAANADGFTTCALRPRAIWGPGDRSGPIVRLLARAHAGTLPNLSGGRDIYASLCHVENIVDATVKAAGSENVGGKAYFIADDEVTNIWRYMAEVCEDFGFALPDRSVNPRVVAAIVRVLDRVWTIPYVAGRYSPPLSMYVLALMTRSATFDTSAAERDFGYKPVIDRETGMRRFREWVDAQGGLATLTRDLP, from the coding sequence GTGAAGTTCCTCGTTACCGGAGCGTCCGGGTTCCTGGGCGGCAACATCGCGCGCCGCCTCGTCGACGACGGCGAGCACGACGTGTCGATCCTCGTTCGCCCGACCAGCCGCCTCACCGACCTCGGCGACACGTCGGCGATGCGGATTCAGTACGGCGATCTCACCGACCCGGCATCTCTCGAAGCCGCCACCCGTGGGATCGATGTCGTCGTCCACAGCGCCGCCCGCGTCGACGAGCGTGGCACCCGCGCCCAGTTCGAGCAGGAGAACATCACGGCGACCCAGGTGCTGCTCGCAGCGGCCAAAGCCAATGGCGTCAAGCGATTCGTTTTCATCTCGAGCCCGAGTGCCCTGATGAGCTACGACGGCGGCGACCAGATCAATCTTGACGAGACCGCTCCGTACCCGACGAGATTCCTCAACCTTTATTCGGCAACCAAGGCGGCAGCAGAGCAGGCTGTCCTTGCGGCGAACGCAGACGGATTCACCACCTGCGCCTTGCGGCCACGCGCGATCTGGGGGCCAGGCGACCGATCCGGCCCAATCGTCCGACTTCTCGCCCGTGCCCACGCCGGAACACTGCCGAACCTGTCGGGCGGCCGCGATATATACGCCTCCCTGTGCCACGTCGAGAACATCGTCGACGCGACGGTCAAGGCCGCGGGCTCCGAGAACGTCGGCGGCAAGGCGTACTTCATTGCCGACGACGAAGTCACCAACATCTGGCGGTACATGGCCGAGGTCTGCGAGGACTTCGGGTTCGCCCTCCCCGACCGGAGCGTCAACCCACGGGTGGTCGCCGCGATCGTGAGGGTTCTCGACCGCGTGTGGACCATCCCGTACGTCGCCGGCCGGTATTCGCCGCCGCTGTCGATGTACGTGCTTGCGCTGATGACCCGTTCGGCGACGTTCGACACCAGCGCCGCCGAACGGGACTTCGGCTACAAGCCCGTCATCGACCGCGAAACCGGGATGCGTCGATTCAGGGAGTGGGTCGACGCGCAAGGCGGTCTCGCTACGCTGACCCGCGACCTGCCCTGA